Part of the Moraxella ovis genome is shown below.
CCGATCGTCATCAAGGCAGATGGTCTGGCAGCAGGCAAAGGCGTCATTGTCGCGATGAGCGAAGAAGAGGCCTTTAATGCCATTGATGACATGCTGTTGGGTAATAAATTCGGTCAAGCAGGCTCTCGTGTGGTTATCGAGGAGTTCTTGGCAGGTAAAGAAGCTTCTTTTATTTGCATGATTGACGGTGACAACATCCTGCCAATGGCGACCAGCCAAGACCACAAGCGCATCTTTGAAGGCGATACAGGCGCCAACACAGGCGGCATGGGCGCCTACTCGCCTGCACCTGTCGTGACAGCTGATGTACACACCAAGGTCATCGAGCGCGTGATTCGCCCCGTCGTCGATGCCATGAAAGCCAATGGCACGCCCTATACGGGATTCTTGTACGCAGGTCTTATGATTAATGAGGCAGGTGACCCTTATGTGATTGAGTTTAACTGCCGATTTGGCGATCCTGAGACTCAGCCGATCATGATGCGACTACAGTCATCATTGGTCGATTTGATCACAGCTGGTCTAGATGGTAAGCTTCCCGCATCTGCCGAATGGGATGAGCGTGTGGCGCTAGGCATCGTATTGGCAAGCCGTGGCTATCCTGAGACTTCATCAAAAGACGATGTCATCACAGGTCTACTAGCCATCGATTCACACGATGACCTAAAAGTCTTCCATGCCGGAACCAAAGAAGCCAACGGACAAATCTTAACCAATGGCGGTCGTGTTCTATGCGTAACAGCTCTAGGCGCTACTGTCGCAGAAGCACAGGCGCGTGCTTTAGCAGGCTGTGGCAACATCAGCTTTGATGGCATTCAATACCGTCGTGACATCGGCTGGCGTGCGATCGAACGCTAATATTGATCATAATCAATCGAGCTCTTTTAAGCACCGCCTTAAAAGAGCTTTTTGTTATACATCAAGCACAAATACGACATAATGGCTTGATTTTTTGATATAATAACCCCAATTTATGAGACAAAATATCACAACAAGACATCATGACCAAACCGCTAAATACCCTAAAAACAACCCCACTACAACGCAGACTTTCCATCGCCAAGACCTCATTGAACATCGGGGCGACTTGGGCAAAAAGCGGCGTATCGGGGTTATTTTTAAGTAAAGAGG
Proteins encoded:
- the purD gene encoding phosphoribosylamine--glycine ligase, with amino-acid sequence MNILVLGTGGREHALAWACAKDTKVDTVYVATGNAGTAIEPKLQNIDLDVVNHDAVIKFCQNNNVEFVLVGPEAPLVEGVVDDLRRANIKAWGPTQYCAQLEGSKAFAKDFMKKVGIPTAFYEVFTEIEPAKEFVRTKGAPIVIKADGLAAGKGVIVAMSEEEAFNAIDDMLLGNKFGQAGSRVVIEEFLAGKEASFICMIDGDNILPMATSQDHKRIFEGDTGANTGGMGAYSPAPVVTADVHTKVIERVIRPVVDAMKANGTPYTGFLYAGLMINEAGDPYVIEFNCRFGDPETQPIMMRLQSSLVDLITAGLDGKLPASAEWDERVALGIVLASRGYPETSSKDDVITGLLAIDSHDDLKVFHAGTKEANGQILTNGGRVLCVTALGATVAEAQARALAGCGNISFDGIQYRRDIGWRAIER